The following nucleotide sequence is from Bradyrhizobium roseum.
GTTACCGGTGCCCTTGAATTCTTCGAAGATCACTTCGTCCATTCGGCTGCCGGTATCGACCAGCGCGGTCGCGATGATCGTGAGCGAACCGCCCTCCTCGATGTTGCGCGCGGCGCCGAAGAAACGCTTTGGCCGCTGCAGCGCGTTGGCGTCCACACCGCCGGTCAGCACCTTGCCGGATGACGGCACCACGGTGTTGTAGGCGCGGCCCAGACGCGTGATCGAGTCCAGCAGGATCACCACGTCGCGGCCGTGTTCGACCAGGCGCTTGGCCTTCTCGATCACCATCTCGGCGACCTGGACGTGACGCACGGCCGGCTCGTCGAAGGTCGAGGATACGACTTCGCCCTTCACCGAGCGCTGCATGTCCGTGACTTCTTCCGGACGTTCGTCGATCAGCAAAACGATCAGATAGCATTCCGGATGATTGGCGGTGATCGAGTGGGCGATGTTCTGCATCAGCACGGTCTTGCCGGTGCGCGGCGGCGCCACGATCAGTGCGCGCTGGCCTTTGCCGATCGGCGCTACGATGTCGATCACCCGCGCCGAAAGATCCTTGCGCGTCGGGTCTTCGAGTTCGAGCCGGAAACGCTGGTCCGGAAACAGCGGCGTCAGATTGTCGAAATTGACCTTGTGCTTGGATTTTTCCGGGTCTTCGAAATTGAGCGTGTTGACCTTGAGCAGCGCAAAGTAGCGTTCGCCTTCCTTCGGGCTGCGGATGTGGCCTTCGATGGTGTCGCCGGTGCGCAGGCCGAAGCGGCGGATCTGCGACGGCGAGACATAAATGTCATCGGGGCCGGGCAGGTAGTTGGCATCCGGTGAGCGAAGAAAGCCGAAGCCGTCGGAGAGAACCTCGACGACGCCTTCGCCGATGATGTCGATTTCCTGGATCGCGAGCTGCTTGAGAATGGCGAACATCAGCTCCTGCTTGCGCATGGTGCTGGCATTTTCGACCCCGTTCTCTTCCGCGAACGAAACGAGCTCGGCCGGCGTTTTTGATTTGAGGTCCTGGAGTTTCATTTCCCGCATTGGGGTGGTCCTGTGGAGTGTTCTTTAGGGGAAGGGGTGCGAGGTGGCTTAAGGAAAAAGCGGACACGAAAAATGGAAGGTCCGCAGGTCTAAGCAAGGAAAGCGCCGGTGAGGCTTCAAACCTGATGCGGCGGCCGGTCCAATGAAGGAGCCGGGACGCAGCCACATCCGCCTGCGTGGGGTGGGATTTCGGCAATATAGAAAATTGCCCGCTGCTTCGCAAGCCGGAGAGAAACCCCTGTATCGACGAAAAGCGGGGGCTAGAACGGTTTCACAATCACCAGGATCACGATGACTATCATCAGGAGGGTAGGCACCTCATTGATAATACGATAGAATTTCTGACTCTTGGTATTCCGGTCGGCGGCAAAATCCTTGACCAAACGTGAAAAAAAGCCGTGGACGCCCGACAGGATCAGCACCAGCGTCAGCTTGGCATGAAACCAGCCGGAAGCGTACCAATGCCCGGCCCAAGCCAGATACAACCCGGCCAGCCAGGTGATGACCATCGCCGGGTTGATGATTGCCTTCAGCAGTCGCCATTCCATCACCTTGAAGGTCTCGGACTGCTTCGATCCGACCTCGGCCTCGCAGTGATAGACGAACAGCCGCGGCAAATAGAGCATGCCGGCCATCCAGGCGATCACCGCAATCACATGCAGCGCCTTGATCCACGGATACGCTGATATCGTGATCCACTCGTACATTGCAGTCGCCCGACCTCGCTCGTCTCCGGAACGTTCCGACCATCCCAGCGTTGCTGAAGCGGCTCTCCTGGAGACGGGACGCAAGACATATCCGCAATGCACCGCTTCTCTAAACTAATAATTTTAGAATCTTAGGTTTGAGTCTAAGTGACCGTGATTATGACTCACACAAAACAGTCCTGTATTTTTGCGAAGGTTGTTCACAAGCATCCCCGATTTCCGCCAGCAATGGCTTTGTCCCGATAACGCCACGCTCATCAAGCGCTTGCGCCGTTTCGTGGTCGGCTTATGAAGAGACAAGTCCACACCTTCCCACTATCATGGGGATGAGCCGGCGGACTTGTCCTCGCATGCAGCCCTGTGAAGAAAAATGCGGGTTATCCCGGAGGCGGCGAGGCGAGGCCGGATAGCGCAGGTAACGTCCACAGGATTCACAGGATTACACAGGGGTTCGGGTGCCCACGACCGGCAACTATTTTCATCTTCATCTGGTCTCCGATTCGACCGGCGAAAC
It contains:
- the rho gene encoding transcription termination factor Rho, encoding MREMKLQDLKSKTPAELVSFAEENGVENASTMRKQELMFAILKQLAIQEIDIIGEGVVEVLSDGFGFLRSPDANYLPGPDDIYVSPSQIRRFGLRTGDTIEGHIRSPKEGERYFALLKVNTLNFEDPEKSKHKVNFDNLTPLFPDQRFRLELEDPTRKDLSARVIDIVAPIGKGQRALIVAPPRTGKTVLMQNIAHSITANHPECYLIVLLIDERPEEVTDMQRSVKGEVVSSTFDEPAVRHVQVAEMVIEKAKRLVEHGRDVVILLDSITRLGRAYNTVVPSSGKVLTGGVDANALQRPKRFFGAARNIEEGGSLTIIATALVDTGSRMDEVIFEEFKGTGNSELILDRKVSDKRTFPAIDISRSGTRKEELITDPQLLKKMYVLRRILNPMGTMDAIDFLLDKLRNTKNNSEFFDSMNT
- the hemJ gene encoding protoporphyrinogen oxidase HemJ, whose amino-acid sequence is MYEWITISAYPWIKALHVIAVIAWMAGMLYLPRLFVYHCEAEVGSKQSETFKVMEWRLLKAIINPAMVITWLAGLYLAWAGHWYASGWFHAKLTLVLILSGVHGFFSRLVKDFAADRNTKSQKFYRIINEVPTLLMIVIVILVIVKPF